Part of the Roseofilum casamattae BLCC-M143 genome, AGCTTTTCTGCTAAATAGCGCTCGTGTTCCGACTGGAGATCCAAACCCCATTTTACCGGAAACTCGAATTTATCGGGTGCTTTTTCCAAGAGGGCGATCGCATCGGTATACGTCACCCGTTCAAACTCGTTATTGATAATATTATCCGCCGTCGCCAAAACCGTGTCGTTAATCCGCTTATTGAAAAACTCCATATCCTCCGGACAGGCTTCCAGCACTGACTTAAAGGCGAACTTGAGAAACTGTTCCGCTAAGTCCATATTGCCTTCCAAGTCGCAAAAGGCCATCTCCGGTTCGATCATCCAAAACTCGGCTAAATGGCGAGAAGTATTGGAATTTTCCGCGCGAAATGTCGGGCCGAACGTATAGACATTACCAAAGGCCATGGCCATCACTTCCGCTTCCAGTTGTCCGCTGACGGTGAGATAAGCCGGTTTGCCAAAAAAGTCTTGGGAATAATCCACCGCTTGCTTATCGCCGCGCGGCACATTTTGCAGATCCAGACTGGTGACTGCCAGCAGTTCCCCCGCTCCTTCGCAGTCATTCCCCGTAATAATGGGCGTGTGTACCCACAAGAAACCTCGTTCTTGAAAAAACTGGTGAACGGCTGCCGCACAGGCATTGCGGACGCGGAAAACTGCCCCTAAGGTATTGGTTCGCGATCGCCAATGGGCGATCGTGCGCAAATACTCAAACGAGTGACGTTTCTTTTGCAGCGGATAGGTTTCGTCCGCCTCGCCAAACACTGTCACCTGCGCTGCCTTCAACTCCACCCGCTGTCCTTTTGCCGGAGACTCCACCAGCTCTCCTTCCACTTCCACCGACGCGCCAGTCGTCAGGGTTTTCAGAATTTGCTCGTACTCCGGATAATCTCCATTCAGGACAATTTGCAAATTCGCCAAACTCGAGCCATCATTCACCTCCAGAAACGAAAACCCTTTCGACTCCCGCTTCGTCCGTATCCATCCCTGCACCCTCGTACTATCTCCAGGGTTGCCTTGGCGCAAGATCTCAGCAATGCGTTTCGTTTCCATACCTTCTGCTCTTCTTTTGAATATTCTCTAGAAACTTGGTTTCTCCCAGCGATTCTGTTCCCTTCTTGAGGTAGAGTTAGAAACCCGGTTTCTCTCGTCGAGTTTCTTTATCCTCCACTAACTGGGGGAATTAAGACCACTTCATCTCCATTGTGCATCGGAGTTTCCCCATCGACAAATTGGAGATTAATGCCAAAACGAGTAATACTTTGCCACTTCTCCAGTTTCGGGTATTCGGCGATCGCGCGCTGCAATACATGACTGACGGGAGTATTCGCCGGAAATTCCCAGTGTAACTCCGATACGCCATAGGTCTCTTGATAAATCGCAAACAACTTAACCGTTATGTGGATAGAGTCAGCAGTCATCATTACTGGCGTTTACTTTTCCTTACTCTCCGACTTACCATGGCCGCCGAAGCGAATGCCGATAAAGACATCGTAGAGAAAACTACCAAAGCTTTGTTTCTCTAATAATCCCAAAGTTTGCGTGCATCCTTTTTTATCGAGTAAAGGCTTCATCACTCGATAGGATTTTTCGTAATAGTACCAGGGAATTGAGGGCCAAAGATGATGAACTAAATGATAGTTTTGTCCGAAAATCAGTAAGTTTAGAATCGGACTGGGATAGACTCTGGCATTTTTCCAGCGCGCCGTTTCGTGGAACGGGCGATGGGGCAGATAATCGAAGAATAAACCCAAGGCTAATCCGACAATACCGCTGGGGACAAACCAATAGTTCATCACGTAGCTGAGAAAACCCCAGTGATAGGCGCAAGCGACGATCGCCACTAATACCAAGCGACTGAGAAACCATTCCAGCAGTTCATTTTTGCGCCAGAGTTTGCGTTGGAAAAAGTAGATTTCGTGATAGAAAAATCGGGCATTGATCAGCCACAGCGGACCTCCGGTAGACACGAAGTGATCGGGGTCGTTTTCCGGATCGTTGACGTTGGCATGGTGCTGCAAGTGAACTCGGGTAAACACTGGGAAAGCAAACCCGAGCATGAGGGCGCTACCATGGCCGAGAATTGCGTTGATGAGGCGATCGCGATGAGCCGAGTTATGAGATGCATCATGAATGATTGTTCCGGCAAAATGCAGGGCAAGAATGCTCTGACCGAAGGAGAGCCAATGAGGCCAACCTCCCCACCAATATCCCCATACTGACAGTCCAATTAAAATTAGAGCTGCCAAAAACATGAAGACATTGATATTGAAAAATGTCTCCGGTGGGTTGAGCAGCTCCTTGGGGACGGTCAGGGGGATGTGCGCCTGTGCCTCTGACACCATCATGCTATCCGATACTCCTTACGCTTCATCTAAGTAGGCCTTTCGGTAGTATAGGGGATGAGGCGCAAATAATAAAGTTTTGTAACATCAACTCATTTGATGGAATTGGCTCGGGAGAGGCGATCGCCCTTATCGTAAGATAGTCAGAGTTCCAGTTCGATGAGAAACAGCGATCGCGCGAACTGACATTAACGGCTGAATGATTAACAATAAATTCTCGACCATCAACTGTCAACTGCGGCCATGAGTTTCTGGTTATTCTTATTTCCCCATCTTTTATTGGCGTGGGGAACCGGGTATGGAGAGCCAGGCTTCTCCTTTAATCATTTCTCGGATAATGCCTCGAGTAGTCTCTCTCATCATACTGCTACAGCGCTGCCTGAAGTCAGAATAGAAGGGAGAGCGGTTTCCGGTTGGTTCACCCGAGAAGGACTGGTGTCGCAACCGGGATTAACTCGCTTTACTCATGCCAGTTTCGGCAGCGAGCGACTCGACGAGCATTTGGGATGGTATTCCCATCAAGTTGCCTGGCACGGGCCGCCCGATATCCTGATTGTGGGGAGTTCTCGCGCTCTGCAAGGGGTTGACCCCATAGCGCTGAGACAAGCTTTGGGCGATCGCGGTTTCGGACAGTTGAGCGTTTATAATTTTGGGATTAATGGAGCCACGGCGCAAGTGATAGACTTGTTGTTGCGCGAGATTCTCAACCGGGAACAGCTTCCCCGTTTAATTCTCTGGGCCGATGGGGTGCGGGCGTTTAATAGCGGACGGCGCGATCGCACTTACGAAAGCATTATTGATTCTCAAGGATACCGTCTTTTGCGCACCGGAATTCGCCCGCAAGTACCTCGGTTCTCTCCTTCCTCACACCAGTGTTACGATGCTCCCCTGTCCTCCACAGATATTTCCTTAATCTCGGAAAGCTTAAGTACTCCCTGTCTGCTCCCTCCCATTTCTCAACGACACCAAGCGTCTTTATGGGACAAAGCGATCGCCAACTTACAAGCCTATCGCCCCCTCAACCAACTGACGCCGTTAGGATTTTTACCCGTCCCAGACATCTTCGATCCGCAAACCTACTATACCCAGCATCCGCGCATTGCCGGCCAGTTTGATGGAGATTATACGCAATTTTCCTTACAAGGCAAACAGGCGATCGCCCTTTCGCGACTGCTTCCTTATCTGCAACAGCGCCAAATTCCGATCGTTTATGTCAATCTTCCCGTAACTCTCGACTATCTCGATCCGGTGCGACTCGCTCGCGAGCGCGAGTTTCATCAAATGCTACAATTATATCGGCGCGATCGGGGATTAAATGTAGTTAATTTAGTTACAGCAGAACTCGCTCACTTAGCCGCTCCTAGATATTTCGCCGATCCCAGTCACATTAACCAATATGGCGCGATCGCGGTGGCTCGGCAACTGGCTAAAATGGAAGAGATTCCCTGGCCTGAAGGCGATCGGTAATGGGTAGATTGAAGAGGCGAAGGCAGCGGCTCCATAACCAATTTTGTGAGAATAAATTATGAGCAATACGATCGCCGATCGCCTACAATCCCAAGTCCAACTCTATCCCGATCGCCCGGCAATTATCGATCGCGATCGGTCTATTTCTTTTGTCGAACTCGACCGAGACTCCAGCCGCGCCGCCGCTTATTTACAAGACCTGGGATTGCAAATGGGCGATCGCATTCTCGTCTTTTTACCCATTAGCATCGACCTTTACATTACCCTAATTGCTTTATTCAAATTGGGGATAACGGCCATGTTTGTTGACCCCAGCGCCGGTCGAACTCACCTGGAACAATGTTGCACGATTGCGCCACCTAAAGCACTGATTGCAACCCGAAAAGCCTCCCTGCTGCTGCTGCGCTCTCCTCGCTTGCGCCAAATTCCTTGCAAACTGGTTCCCGGCCTTTCCCTTCCCGGACTCGGAAACTGGAACCGATGGCGCACCTACCCACCTCTGGAAAAGTCCGATCCGGCAACGCCAGAAACCCCGGCACTCCTCACCTTTACTAGTGGCAGTACCGGACAGCCAAAAGCCGCTCTGCGCACTCACCAATTTCTGCTCGTGCAACACCAAGTTCTCGCTCGACACCTAGAACTGCAACCGGGAGCAGTCGATCTGACCACATTGCCGATCTTCATTCTCGCAAACCTGGCCTCGGGAGTCACCAGCCTCATTCCCGATGGCGACCTGCGCAAACCCGGATTTATCGATCCCGCACCTATTATCCGCCAGATCGACACCCACCAACCGGCAAGTACGGCAGCCTCTCCCGCCTTTCTCGAACGGTTAGCTGCCTACTGCGAAGAGAATAACCGGAGCTTGCATGGGTTGCAACGCATCTTTAGCGGCGGCGCTCCCGTTTTCCCACAACTGTGCGATCGCCTGCAACAGCTCGCCCCCGATGCTAAAATTATTACCGTCTACGGCTCCACCGAAGCCGAACCCATTGCCCATCACCAGTTTGTAGATAGCTCGCCATCCAATAACTCTCCATCTCTCGGCGGACTCTGCGCTGGCATCCCTATCCCGGAAATCGAGCTAAAAATTATCCCCGACGCTTGGGGAACTCCCATTCCTCCATTAACGGCAGCAGAGTTTGCCAACCAAGAGTTGCCGCCATTCACTCCCGGAGAGATTGTCGTCAGTGGCGCTCATGTCTTACCCGGATATGTCAATGGCATTGGCGATCGCAGCACCAAGTTTCGCGTCGGCAACACCCCTTGGCATCGTACTGGAGATGCAGGCTATTTCTGCGATCGCGGTCGGCTTTGGCTGTTAGGACGCTGCAATGCCAAAATTAAAGATAGCAAGGGCATCATCTATCCCTTTGCCGTCGAATCCATTGCCCATGAATATTCCAGCATTAAACGAGCTGCTCTCGTCTCCCATAACCACCAGCGCTGGCTGTTATTAGAACTCCAGCCGGGAGAGAGCAAAAATTCTACCCTCATAGCGAGCTTAGAACGGGCACTAGAGCGATCGCAACTGGATAAAATCAAAATTGTTCCCAAAATCCCCGTTGATGCCCGTCATAACGCTAAAATTAATTATCCAGCCCTACAAAAAATGTTATCTAAAGACGAATAAATGTGGTACAGAATCTACACTCTACGATTCCGAAAAGCTTAAGCTTTTCGGAGAGTGACAGAAGAGGGGTAATTGACAAATTCTTCATAAAACTCATCACTTTATAAAGAATTGAACAAGACTTGAGACTCTCTATTGACATAGTTCCTATATTTGTGCGTAAGTGTAATTACGGAAATTCAATGCAGAGGCTATATTAATGAATATTACAGGTCTAAACGATCGATCTCAAGTTAGAAGGAACTTTGCTCAAAGCTTTCTACCTGTATCAGTACTGGGAATAGTGGCTGGAGGGATGCTATCCGGTTCAGCAGAAGCATTGACTTTCAAATTCAAGGGCACAGTCAAGTCTTTTGAATTCAATAATGGAATAACTCAAGATGGTTCGGTTTCCTTAGGCACTAAAGTTAAAGGAAAATATACTTTTGATTGTTTGCCTTCTGATTGCATTTACGAGTATGGCTCTTATAGCGATCCAACAGCTACATCTGGAGCGAGTGTAAAAGTCGGTAATTATCATTTTCGCTCCGTCCCTTTTGAGGGATTTGGTCCGGCTCCTGCATCTATGCAATATAATATGTTCTTTACAGATATTACTAACTGGTTAACCATTGGAATTGAAGAAGCAAAGGATCCTTCTTTAGACATGAACCGTGTTAGTCCTACCGGAGGGAGTTATAGTGCAATTTCGATGAGTTCATCCGATCCATTTGCCTTGGGTAGTATATCAATTTTAAGTTCTCAAGGTATGTTTCAATTTGACCCAGATGTTGCGATCGGAGTCGAAGTTACTAGTATTAGGCAAAGGCAAGTGCCTGAACCTGCTTCAACCCTCAGTTTATTAGTCGTGGGAAGTTTGGCCCTGCTTTCGCGGTGCCGAAAGAATCAAGGGTGCTGATTGATGGTATTCCTCTGGTGTTATGGGGCAAACGCGTAATCTTAATAAGAGAAGACTATTCTCAATAATATTGAAAACAGAATTAGTAGGCATTTGCCCTGTATCAATATGGCAAAGGGAAGGTAATCAGATAGCTTCTCAGGTAAACTGGGAATTTTTTACTGAAGATGCCTGAATCAAATTCAGGCATCTTTATCTAGTGTAATGGCAGTAGTGGATTTACACCGTTCCCCAACCGGGGGGAGGGAGAGCGACTTGATCGTCAATTTTGGAGTGGGAAACGGCGGA contains:
- the asnS gene encoding asparagine--tRNA ligase gives rise to the protein METKRIAEILRQGNPGDSTRVQGWIRTKRESKGFSFLEVNDGSSLANLQIVLNGDYPEYEQILKTLTTGASVEVEGELVESPAKGQRVELKAAQVTVFGEADETYPLQKKRHSFEYLRTIAHWRSRTNTLGAVFRVRNACAAAVHQFFQERGFLWVHTPIITGNDCEGAGELLAVTSLDLQNVPRGDKQAVDYSQDFFGKPAYLTVSGQLEAEVMAMAFGNVYTFGPTFRAENSNTSRHLAEFWMIEPEMAFCDLEGNMDLAEQFLKFAFKSVLEACPEDMEFFNKRINDTVLATADNIINNEFERVTYTDAIALLEKAPDKFEFPVKWGLDLQSEHERYLAEKLFKKPVIVTDYPIEIKAFYMRVSEDEKTVRAMDVLAPNIGEIIGGAQREERLDVLEARMRSHDINPEELWWYLDLRRFGTVPHAGFGLGFERLVQFMTGMGNIRDVIPFPRAPESLDF
- a CDS encoding MoaD/ThiS family protein, which produces MTADSIHITVKLFAIYQETYGVSELHWEFPANTPVSHVLQRAIAEYPKLEKWQSITRFGINLQFVDGETPMHNGDEVVLIPPVSGG
- the crtR gene encoding beta-carotene hydroxylase, coding for MMVSEAQAHIPLTVPKELLNPPETFFNINVFMFLAALILIGLSVWGYWWGGWPHWLSFGQSILALHFAGTIIHDASHNSAHRDRLINAILGHGSALMLGFAFPVFTRVHLQHHANVNDPENDPDHFVSTGGPLWLINARFFYHEIYFFQRKLWRKNELLEWFLSRLVLVAIVACAYHWGFLSYVMNYWFVPSGIVGLALGLFFDYLPHRPFHETARWKNARVYPSPILNLLIFGQNYHLVHHLWPSIPWYYYEKSYRVMKPLLDKKGCTQTLGLLEKQSFGSFLYDVFIGIRFGGHGKSESKEK
- a CDS encoding AMP-binding protein, which produces MSNTIADRLQSQVQLYPDRPAIIDRDRSISFVELDRDSSRAAAYLQDLGLQMGDRILVFLPISIDLYITLIALFKLGITAMFVDPSAGRTHLEQCCTIAPPKALIATRKASLLLLRSPRLRQIPCKLVPGLSLPGLGNWNRWRTYPPLEKSDPATPETPALLTFTSGSTGQPKAALRTHQFLLVQHQVLARHLELQPGAVDLTTLPIFILANLASGVTSLIPDGDLRKPGFIDPAPIIRQIDTHQPASTAASPAFLERLAAYCEENNRSLHGLQRIFSGGAPVFPQLCDRLQQLAPDAKIITVYGSTEAEPIAHHQFVDSSPSNNSPSLGGLCAGIPIPEIELKIIPDAWGTPIPPLTAAEFANQELPPFTPGEIVVSGAHVLPGYVNGIGDRSTKFRVGNTPWHRTGDAGYFCDRGRLWLLGRCNAKIKDSKGIIYPFAVESIAHEYSSIKRAALVSHNHQRWLLLELQPGESKNSTLIASLERALERSQLDKIKIVPKIPVDARHNAKINYPALQKMLSKDE
- a CDS encoding PEP-CTERM sorting domain-containing protein encodes the protein MNITGLNDRSQVRRNFAQSFLPVSVLGIVAGGMLSGSAEALTFKFKGTVKSFEFNNGITQDGSVSLGTKVKGKYTFDCLPSDCIYEYGSYSDPTATSGASVKVGNYHFRSVPFEGFGPAPASMQYNMFFTDITNWLTIGIEEAKDPSLDMNRVSPTGGSYSAISMSSSDPFALGSISILSSQGMFQFDPDVAIGVEVTSIRQRQVPEPASTLSLLVVGSLALLSRCRKNQGC